TTTTAAGCTGTGATACACGTCCCTGAGACAGTTCGAGCATTTCAGCTAATTCTTTTTGAGATACATCAGGGTGCTCCTGTATGAGCTGTTTTAATTTATTCAGGAGTTCATTCTGATTTCTGTAATTCCTTCTCTTCTTGGGAGGGGCAGGATGGGCTTCATGCGAATGACTGGAAGGATTGCCGCTTTTCAGGGCTTCAATACAACTATGACATATGAGGTGGTCTCTGAAATAGCTCAAGTTATCTACGGCACTACAAAAATAACAAGAAACCCCCGTATACTTGCGAATCATCAAGCCCTCCGGAGTAATAAAAAAATCGAGAGCATCACCAATATTAATATTCATGGAATTGCGTAGCTCCTTGGGTAGCACAATACGGCCCAAATGGTCTAAAGGTCGTGTCATTCCAGTGTTTTTCATCATTTTTTTCCCCTTTCATGAAATGCGCTTGTGGTTGCGAAAATGGTATGTTATGTATGCTGGAAGTACAAAGCGCTTATATTGCAGTTTGTTTTGGTGGACTATGCTTAAAAAAAGCTCCGGCATGACGTACAGTTACGCCTACTACCGGAGCATGATACAGCCAATGAATCTAAGATGTCGTGTCGAATTACTGTGGGTTGGTTGTCCAAATACCGGCTACTTTTAATTGAACCCGCGAAGGCAGCTTCAATGCGGCCAATGTCAAATCGGCCAAATCCTGCGGCTGAAGCATGCGGTCTTCGTCGCCAATAGGCAAGCCTGCGTTTGCCGCCAATTCTGTATTGACGGTGCTTGGGGTCAGCGCGGTAACGCGAATGTTGGATTTGCGAACTTCCTGCATCAGTGCTTCCGTGAAGCCCATCAAAGCGAACTTGGATGCGCAATACGCCGAGCCTGTTGCAAAGCCCCGTTCTCCTGCTGTAGAGGAAATGTTGATAATATTTCCGCTCTGTTGTGCCAGCATGCTTGGGAGAGCCGCGTGTGTAACATAATAGGTCCCTAACAAATTGACGCGAATAATACGCTCCCACTCTTCAGGGTCCATATCCGCGACTGTACCGAAGGTAGCGATTCCTGCGTTGTTGATCAAAATATCGACAGCGCCCAACTCGTGCTCCAGCGAAGCTACAGCAGCAGCAGCCTGTGCGCGATCCGATATATCTGCAGCAGCGCTTACCACCTTCACGCCGTATGTACTACTCAGCGAATCCTGCAATTTTTGCAGATCAGCCAATGTGCGTGAAATTAAACCCAGATTAACGCCTTCCTTGGCCAAGGTTTCGGCAATTGCTTTGCCAATTCCTTTGCTGGCCCCCGTAATAATAGCTGTTTTATTTTTAAGTTCCATCCAGTCTCCTCCTTAATAGAATACATAACGGTCTGTGCATTTGAGTACATAGTTACATTATACAAGTATAAGTTCCTTGAACCAAACCTCGCCTCCAATGAGGAAGCCTGCTTAACCTGATTGGCTGTAAAATTGCCGGATGTTTATTTTGCGACAGGTGGGTATTTTGAAGGTTAGTAATTTCGGCATTGCCTGAACTAGCGGTGATGGATGTATTTTGTGCGAAGGCATTTTGAAGTGTTACATTACCCGAGTGTATATCTACCGTGGTCCATTTCTTGTTAATAGCTGTTGTTTCCTTCCTCCAGTAGGCTTGCGACATGATGGACAAAATCATTCCATTCCCGTGTAAGTATTGTCGTATAGTGGTTGCCTGTATCGGTCAGACGATAATATTTACGGGGGGGTCCCTCAGTCGATGCCTGTAAATAGGTTGTGCAGTATCCCTCTGATACCAGACGGCGAAGCAGTGGATATAAAGCCCCTTCGGCTACTTCGATATGACGGGAAACGGCTTGAGCCAATTCGTAGCCATATCGGTCCTTGCGACCAATTAGGACCAGAACGCACAGTTCAAGCACCCCTTTTTTGAATTGGATGTTCACATTCACGAGCGGTGCTCCCTTCCTGGATGTTATTGATGATTCATAGATGTCGTTCGGAATAAGGGGAAGAAACGTGTGTGTTTGTCTTAATTTTTCAAGGTACTAATCATGGAACAGTAGTCAGGTATAATTTAACATCATGTACTGATTAATGCAAGGTATTAAATTTTTATTAAGTAAATCTTTCGTGAAAAATGACTGGTTTTCGCCCTTCCAGGGCTCAATAATTAGCGAATGTTGTAGAAGAAAGTAGTTCTATTTAGAAATATCTCGAATGTTGCTTAAATGTGCAAATAGAACGTTCCTTTAATTTCATTTATTAAAATGATAGATTGCAAAGTATTCGACAGAGTTAAAGATCTCTTTTTATGAGAGGGAGGGAAGGCTGGAGTGGGAACCATCCCCCTTCCGGACTTTAGCTGAAAGGACCGGAAAGGGGAATGGAATATTGTGAGAATAATAGCGGTGGTACGAAAATGTACAAAAATCAATTGGATACAGCCAACGCATCCCGGGCGGCTTGAGCGGCCAGCACCATTTGCCGTAATGCGGCGATAGATTCCTCCTTGGTGCGGGTTTTCAGGCCACAGTCCGGATTAACCCAGAACAAATCTGATGGCAGGACGCGCAGAGCACGCTGGATCATACTTAGCATTTCGGCCACATCGGGAATGCGCGGGCTATGGATATCATACACCCCTAGGCCGATGCCTTTGTCGTATACCTGATCCTCAAAGCTGACAATCAGTTCTCCGTGGCTTCGCGAGGTTTCAATAGATATAACGTCGGCATCCATATCGGAGATGGACTGGATCATATGCTGAAATTCGGAATAGCACATGTGTGTATGGATTTGGGTCGCAGGCTCAACGGTGGCTGTGGTCACAAGGAAGGCTTGAACCGCCCAGTCCAGATACGCTTGTTGTTGCTCTTTTTTCAGCGGAAGTCCTTCGCGAATTGCGGGCTCATCGACCTGAATCATGCCTATGCCCGCTTGTTCCAGTGCCTCTACCTCTGCCCGCAATGCCAGCGCTAGCTGCAAAGCAACCTGGCTGCGCGGAATATCATTACGTTCGAAGGACCAGTTTAAAATGGTCACAGGGCCTGTAAGCATCCCTTTAACAGGTTTGGAAGTCAAGGATTGAGCGAAGGCTGTTTCTTCCACAGTCATGGGTTGATCGAACAAAACGTCCCCGTATATAATCGGCGGTTTGACGCATCGGGAGCCGTAGGATTGCACCCAACCGTTTTGCGTAAAAGCAAAGCCTTTTAGCTTCTCGCCAAAAAATTCAACCATGTCTGTTCGTTCAAATTCCCCGTGTACAAGCACGTCAATGCCAATTTCCTCTTGAATATCAATCCATTCCTTGATTTGCTGCTGGATGAATGTCCGGTACTGCTCGGCAGACCATTCTCCTTTGCGATATTGCAGACGAGCTTTGCGAATCTCGGCGGTTTGCGGGAAGCTGCCGATGGTCGTTGTAGGCAGTGGAGGCAGCTTCAGCTTATCCTGCTGAATCGCACGACGCTGGGCGAAAGGAACGCTGCGTGACTGAGGCTCTTTGGCCAGCAGTGCGGCCATATCGGTAGCCGTCTGTACACGTGCCGCTGAGCTGTTGAAGCGGGCTACCGCATCTGCGCTTTGTTCAACCTGCGCAAGAGCGGATGGATTGCGCTCGCCAAGTGCAGCTGTCAGAGCAGCGATTTCCTCGAGCTTTTCATCGGCAAAGGCCAGCGCATGCACCAGCTCTATGTCCAGCTTTTGCTCTGCTTCCAGACTGACCGGCACGTGCAGCAGGCTGCATGACGGCTGTACGATCAGCTGTGTGGGGCTTGTCTGTTCCGCCAGCTGACTGAGCAGCGCAGCTACGGCCTTCAGATCACTGCGCCATATGTTGCGTCCGTCAACGACTCCAGCGCCCAGCGTTTTCCCTGCAGGAAAGCCATGCTGCAGTACATGCTGAAGATTTTCGCCATCATCATGCACAAAATCAAGACCCAAACCCTGTACCGGAAGGGTGGACAGGTGTTTATAATGCTCCAGGCTGCCAAAGTAGGTTTGCAGCATAATGTTTAAGGCTGGTGCCGCTTGGGTCAAAGTCTCATAGGCTTCCTGAATAATGTCCAAATCCTCAGCCGGGAATAAGGTGGTCAGGACAGGTTCATCGATCTGAACCCACTGAACACCTTCCGCTGCTAGCTCAGACAGGACACGGGTATACAACGGCAGGAAGCTTCGTACAATTGTGGCTAGATCTTTACGGTCATAGCCTTTGGACAGGGCCACGAATGAATAAGGACCGATGAGGACCGGCTTGCCTTCAATGCCCAGCTCCTGCTTGGCCTCACGATAAGCCTGCAAGGGTTTGTTTTCGGTGAGTACCGGGGCTGCATTTGCCAATTCGGGCACGATGTAGTGGTAATTGGTATTCAGCCATTTGGTCATTTCACTGGCGGTAGCCCCCTTTTGCCCACGAGCGATCCCGAAATAAACAGATAGAGGAACCGGGCCTGCGGGCCGATAGTTGAAACGTTCTGGCACCAGGCCAAACATTACGGATGTATCAAGCATGTGATCGTAATAAGAGAAGTCTCCGACAGGAATGAGGTCAATTCCCTTGTCTTGCTGCTTGCTCAGATGCTCCAGACGCAATCTTTTCATCTCACTATGCAGTTCGCTTTCGTCTATACTGCCGTTCCAAAAGCGTTCCAGTGCTTTCTTCCATTCCCGGTTTCCGCCGATACGGGGATAACCCAGATTACTGCTAATCAAGTCGGACAATGCAGGCCGTTCGTTAATAGACATGTGCTTTTCCTCCTAGCTGGCAACCAGTTTATTTTTACGTACCAAAAAAGGCATTCCATCCCCCAGGCTTAAAAATGAGTAGGGGAAAGAATGCCTCCGTGATTAGAAAAATCAAAAATACGGCGACTGCTCTTAACACCTCCCTATCTCCCGTAGGTACTTGCGATGTTGTTGAAATAGGCAGGTCTCCTGACTCACGGATCATGATTTTCAGCAATCCTTCCCGGTCTGTGTGTGAACCAGTGGATATATGAATAGCTGAAAATTCCCCGTATACAGTGGCGGGACCGTGCCGGATTTGCACCGGCTTCCCTTTTAAGTCTGAACTGAATAGAACAGACACCTATCTCCAAGCTATGCAATTAAGGTATGACGAATATTTATGCACTCGTATACTTGTTCATCATCATAAGTGAAACTGACGGGATGCGCAATAGAAAAAAGACAAGCCTTCCCTATAGTGGGGGACTTGTCTTAGGATATAACATTTGGCAGAGTACAAAATGATCTCAAGCTAATGAAACGGCATGACCTGCCTGAATACTGGCTTTTACATCCACCAGACGCTGATTGCGACTGCCCCGGAAGCGGAGAGTCAGGTCCTTTTGTTGCTCTACAAAAGGTCCATCCACAATTACATCGCATAGCAGCGCCAGCTCCCGTCGAGCCTGATCTGCGAGCAAATCCTCATAGACAAAACCCGTATAAGCCCACACGTTTCGATCAGGACAGGCTGCGCGGAAGTCACGTACAAATTGCGAGCATTCCTGCGCGGAGAAAAACGGGTCTCCTCCGCAGAGAGTCAGTCCGTCCAACAACGGATTGTCCATGATGTCACGGATGACTTCCTGTTGTCGTTCGGGCGTGAATGGCTCACCTGCGCGGAAGTTCCACGACGCCGGATTGAAGCAGCCGGGACAGGCATGGCGGCAGCCACTAATGAACACGACGGTGCGCAGGCCGTACCCTTCGTTCAGAGATTCCGGAATATAGCCGCACAAATTCACTTATGCTTCACCCGGTCGCGAACTTCGGCTTGCTTGGCAGCATTGAAGCGAACGGTATAATCACCTGTCAGATATCCGGTTACCCGACGCAAACGTTGAAAGTGCGTGTGTTCCTCGTCTGTGCCACATTGGGGACAGCTTGTCCCGATAATTCCTTCATAGCCGCAGTCCGTGCAGCGGTCTACCGGATGGTTGATGGAGAAGTAGCCGATGTTCTGACCAAGTGCGTACTGCACAATTTTAAGAAACGCATCCGGGTTATTCCGCGCATTGCCGTCCAGTTCGATGTACGAAATCGCGCCAGCGTTGCACAGATTATGGAACGGAGCCTCCAAACTGATTTTACGGGCAGCTGGCAGCGTGTAATACACAGGTATATGGAAAGAATTCGTGTAGTATTCTCGATCATTCACCTCGGGAATAATTCCAAAATCACGTTGGTCCAGCAGTGTGAACTTGCCGGACAAGCCTTCGGCAGGTGTAGCGAACAATGTAATGTTCAGGTTGTAATGTTCACTCATCCGGTCGCAATACACGCGCATGGAAGTGATGACTCG
This DNA window, taken from Paenibacillus kribbensis, encodes the following:
- the metE gene encoding 5-methyltetrahydropteroyltriglutamate--homocysteine S-methyltransferase, with amino-acid sequence MSINERPALSDLISSNLGYPRIGGNREWKKALERFWNGSIDESELHSEMKRLRLEHLSKQQDKGIDLIPVGDFSYYDHMLDTSVMFGLVPERFNYRPAGPVPLSVYFGIARGQKGATASEMTKWLNTNYHYIVPELANAAPVLTENKPLQAYREAKQELGIEGKPVLIGPYSFVALSKGYDRKDLATIVRSFLPLYTRVLSELAAEGVQWVQIDEPVLTTLFPAEDLDIIQEAYETLTQAAPALNIMLQTYFGSLEHYKHLSTLPVQGLGLDFVHDDGENLQHVLQHGFPAGKTLGAGVVDGRNIWRSDLKAVAALLSQLAEQTSPTQLIVQPSCSLLHVPVSLEAEQKLDIELVHALAFADEKLEEIAALTAALGERNPSALAQVEQSADAVARFNSSAARVQTATDMAALLAKEPQSRSVPFAQRRAIQQDKLKLPPLPTTTIGSFPQTAEIRKARLQYRKGEWSAEQYRTFIQQQIKEWIDIQEEIGIDVLVHGEFERTDMVEFFGEKLKGFAFTQNGWVQSYGSRCVKPPIIYGDVLFDQPMTVEETAFAQSLTSKPVKGMLTGPVTILNWSFERNDIPRSQVALQLALALRAEVEALEQAGIGMIQVDEPAIREGLPLKKEQQQAYLDWAVQAFLVTTATVEPATQIHTHMCYSEFQHMIQSISDMDADVISIETSRSHGELIVSFEDQVYDKGIGLGVYDIHSPRIPDVAEMLSMIQRALRVLPSDLFWVNPDCGLKTRTKEESIAALRQMVLAAQAARDALAVSN
- a CDS encoding 3-ketoacyl-ACP reductase, whose product is MELKNKTAIITGASKGIGKAIAETLAKEGVNLGLISRTLADLQKLQDSLSSTYGVKVVSAAADISDRAQAAAAVASLEHELGAVDILINNAGIATFGTVADMDPEEWERIIRVNLLGTYYVTHAALPSMLAQQSGNIINISSTAGERGFATGSAYCASKFALMGFTEALMQEVRKSNIRVTALTPSTVNTELAANAGLPIGDEDRMLQPQDLADLTLAALKLPSRVQLKVAGIWTTNPQ
- a CDS encoding AbrB/MazE/SpoVT family DNA-binding domain-containing protein, whose product is MKNTGMTRPLDHLGRIVLPKELRNSMNINIGDALDFFITPEGLMIRKYTGVSCYFCSAVDNLSYFRDHLICHSCIEALKSGNPSSHSHEAHPAPPKKRRNYRNQNELLNKLKQLIQEHPDVSQKELAEMLELSQGRVSQLKKLLP
- the nrdG gene encoding anaerobic ribonucleoside-triphosphate reductase activating protein, which produces MNLCGYIPESLNEGYGLRTVVFISGCRHACPGCFNPASWNFRAGEPFTPERQQEVIRDIMDNPLLDGLTLCGGDPFFSAQECSQFVRDFRAACPDRNVWAYTGFVYEDLLADQARRELALLCDVIVDGPFVEQQKDLTLRFRGSRNQRLVDVKASIQAGHAVSLA
- a CDS encoding PadR family transcriptional regulator — translated: MNVNIQFKKGVLELCVLVLIGRKDRYGYELAQAVSRHIEVAEGALYPLLRRLVSEGYCTTYLQASTEGPPRKYYRLTDTGNHYTTILTREWNDFVHHVASLLEEGNNSY